In Gossypium arboreum isolate Shixiya-1 chromosome 5, ASM2569848v2, whole genome shotgun sequence, a single genomic region encodes these proteins:
- the LOC108450200 gene encoding DNA polymerase eta isoform X2, whose amino-acid sequence MMLADNPPQGMETIDEEALKSHILGLNNEDGSDVKENVRKWIHRHNADHRDKLLACGILIVAELRMQVLKETEFTCSAGIAHNKMLAKLASGMNKPAQQTVVPFSSVKGLLDTLPIRKMKQLGGKLGISLQMDIGVNTVGDLLQFPEEKLQERYGINTGTWLWNIARGISGEEVEGRLLPKSHGSGKTFPGPRALKTVPAVQHWLNQLCEELSERLCSDLDQNKRIAHTLTLHARAYKSSDSDSQKKFPSKSCPLRYGTAKIQEDAFNLFQAGLREYIGFYGGKTRGSHCRGWGITSLSVSASKIVPIPSGTCSIAKYFHGQSTSHFSSMQSSDNLNTEATLSLPSGSECYSEVNLSEPKIDFPKEESWIKDTVPDLDLQEQKDLSSTLSEKTQDGFIQEDISPLLLSGCLEQNRSKQQWDLSKDESQFKSEYKERKGKRLKDKGTYSIIELFKSYNPNPSGSFLSHEYNRTVGGTDVSSSSYSRDGEEGRREAWGYNIDEIDPSVMEELPPEIQDEIKAWMQPHEQRPNNMVKRSCTISHYFSPSKKS is encoded by the exons ATGATGCTAGCCGACAATCCTCCGCAAGGCATGGAGACAATAGATGAGGAAGCTCTTAAATCACATATTCTAGGGCTAAATAATGAG GACGGAAGTGACGTGAAAGAAAATGTTAGGAAGTGGATACATAGGCACAATGCTGATCACCGTGATAAATTACTAGCTTGCGGTATCCTCATTGTTGCAGAACTTAGGATGCAGGTTTTAAAAGAGACAGAATTCACTTGTTCTGCAGGCATTGCTCATAATAAG ATGCTGGCGAAACTTGCTAGCGGCATGAATAAACCTGCACAACAAACTGTTGTACCTTTCTCATCTGTAAAGGGATTGCTCGATACCTTGCCTATAAGAAAAat GAAACAGCTTGGAGGCAAGCTGGGGATTTCCTTGCAAATGGACATTGGTGTGAACACTGTTGGAGATCTATTGCAGTTTCCAGAGGAGAAGCTTCAAGAACGTTATGGCATAAATACAGG AACTTGGCTGTGGAACATTGCAAGAGGAATCAGTGGAGAAGAAGTTGAGGGACGCCTTCTCCCTAAGAGCCATGGTTCTGGAAAGACATTTCCTGGCCCTCGGGCATTAAAGACGGTTCCTGCT GTGCAACACTGGCTTAATCAGCTTTGCGAAGAACTTAGTGAACGACTTTGCTCTGACCTGGACCAAAACAAAAGGATAGCACACACGTTAACTCTGCATGCTAGAGCATACAAG TCCAGTGACTCAGATTCTCAGAAAAAGTTCCCCTCAAAATCTTGTCCCCTAAGGTATGGGACTGCCAAGATCCAGGAAGATGCCTTCAACCTATTTCAAGCTGGATTACGCGAGTATATTGGATTTTATGGTGGTAAGACTCGAGGAAGCCATTGTAGAGGATGGGGAATAACATCTCTTTCTGTTTCAGCCAGTAAAATCGTTCCCATACCATCT GGAACATGTTCAATTGCGAAGTATTTTCATGGTCAATCTACGTCCCACTTTTCTTCAATGCAATCGTCGGATAACCTTAACACTGAAGCAACACTTTCGTTACCCTCAG GTAGTGAATGCTACTCAGAGGTGAATTTATCTGAACCAAAAATTGATTTTCCTAAGGAAGAAAGCTGGATTAAGGATACTGTGCCTGATTTAGATCTGCAAGAACAAAAA GATCTATCTAGTACTCTATCAGAGAAGACACAAGATGGGTTCATCCAGGAGGATATTTCACCATTATTACTCTCAG GTTGCTTGGAACAGAACCGGAGTAAACAACAATGGGATTTATCTAAGGATGAAAGTCAATTTAAGTCAGAATACAAGGAGCGAAAGGGAAAAAGATTGAAAGACAAG GGAACATATTCAATAATAGAACTTTTTAAGAGCTACAATCCCAATCCCTCTGGCTCTTTTTTGTCCCATGAGTACAACAGAACTGTTGGAGGCACTGATGTTAGTAGTAGCAGTTACAGTAGAGATGGGGAAGAAGGAAGAAGGGAAGCATGGGGTTACAACATTGATGAAATTGATCCATCTGTGATGGAGGAATTGCCGCCGGAGATCCAAGATGAGATTAAAGCATGGATGCAGCCTCATGAGCAGCGGCCTAATAATATGGTCAAGCGAAGTTGTACCATCTCTCATTATTTCTCACCCTCCAAAAAGTCATAA
- the LOC108450200 gene encoding DNA polymerase eta isoform X1, producing the protein MPVAKPESSDSRVIAHVDMDCFYVQVEQRKQPQLRGLPTAVVQYNEWKGGALIAVSYEARKFGIKRSMRGEEAKEVCPQVQLVQVPVARGKADLSGYRNAGSEVVSILARRGRCERASIDEVYLDLTDAAEMMLADNPPQGMETIDEEALKSHILGLNNEDGSDVKENVRKWIHRHNADHRDKLLACGILIVAELRMQVLKETEFTCSAGIAHNKMLAKLASGMNKPAQQTVVPFSSVKGLLDTLPIRKMKQLGGKLGISLQMDIGVNTVGDLLQFPEEKLQERYGINTGTWLWNIARGISGEEVEGRLLPKSHGSGKTFPGPRALKTVPAVQHWLNQLCEELSERLCSDLDQNKRIAHTLTLHARAYKSSDSDSQKKFPSKSCPLRYGTAKIQEDAFNLFQAGLREYIGFYGGKTRGSHCRGWGITSLSVSASKIVPIPSGTCSIAKYFHGQSTSHFSSMQSSDNLNTEATLSLPSGSECYSEVNLSEPKIDFPKEESWIKDTVPDLDLQEQKDLSSTLSEKTQDGFIQEDISPLLLSGCLEQNRSKQQWDLSKDESQFKSEYKERKGKRLKDKGTYSIIELFKSYNPNPSGSFLSHEYNRTVGGTDVSSSSYSRDGEEGRREAWGYNIDEIDPSVMEELPPEIQDEIKAWMQPHEQRPNNMVKRSCTISHYFSPSKKS; encoded by the exons ATGCCAGTGGCAAAACCAGAATCGTCTGATTCCAGGGTGATTGCTCATGTTGACATGGATTGCTTCTATGTTCAAG TGGAGCAAAGAAAGCAGCCGCAATTACGGGGTTTACCTACTGCTGTTGTACAGTACAATGAATGGAAAGGAGGGGCTTTGATTGCAGTCAGCTATGAGGCTCGTAAATTCGGGATTAAGcg TTCAATGCGTGGCGAGGAAGCAAAGGAGGTTTGCCCACAAGTTCAGTTGGTCCAAGTGCCTGTGGCCCGTGGTAAAGCTGATTTGAGCGGGTACCGGAATGCAGGCTCTGAG GTGGTATCTATTCTTGCAAGGAGAGGTAGATGTGAAAGGGCTTCCATTGATGAAGTGTATCTTGATCTTACTGATGCAGCTGAAATGATGCTAGCCGACAATCCTCCGCAAGGCATGGAGACAATAGATGAGGAAGCTCTTAAATCACATATTCTAGGGCTAAATAATGAG GACGGAAGTGACGTGAAAGAAAATGTTAGGAAGTGGATACATAGGCACAATGCTGATCACCGTGATAAATTACTAGCTTGCGGTATCCTCATTGTTGCAGAACTTAGGATGCAGGTTTTAAAAGAGACAGAATTCACTTGTTCTGCAGGCATTGCTCATAATAAG ATGCTGGCGAAACTTGCTAGCGGCATGAATAAACCTGCACAACAAACTGTTGTACCTTTCTCATCTGTAAAGGGATTGCTCGATACCTTGCCTATAAGAAAAat GAAACAGCTTGGAGGCAAGCTGGGGATTTCCTTGCAAATGGACATTGGTGTGAACACTGTTGGAGATCTATTGCAGTTTCCAGAGGAGAAGCTTCAAGAACGTTATGGCATAAATACAGG AACTTGGCTGTGGAACATTGCAAGAGGAATCAGTGGAGAAGAAGTTGAGGGACGCCTTCTCCCTAAGAGCCATGGTTCTGGAAAGACATTTCCTGGCCCTCGGGCATTAAAGACGGTTCCTGCT GTGCAACACTGGCTTAATCAGCTTTGCGAAGAACTTAGTGAACGACTTTGCTCTGACCTGGACCAAAACAAAAGGATAGCACACACGTTAACTCTGCATGCTAGAGCATACAAG TCCAGTGACTCAGATTCTCAGAAAAAGTTCCCCTCAAAATCTTGTCCCCTAAGGTATGGGACTGCCAAGATCCAGGAAGATGCCTTCAACCTATTTCAAGCTGGATTACGCGAGTATATTGGATTTTATGGTGGTAAGACTCGAGGAAGCCATTGTAGAGGATGGGGAATAACATCTCTTTCTGTTTCAGCCAGTAAAATCGTTCCCATACCATCT GGAACATGTTCAATTGCGAAGTATTTTCATGGTCAATCTACGTCCCACTTTTCTTCAATGCAATCGTCGGATAACCTTAACACTGAAGCAACACTTTCGTTACCCTCAG GTAGTGAATGCTACTCAGAGGTGAATTTATCTGAACCAAAAATTGATTTTCCTAAGGAAGAAAGCTGGATTAAGGATACTGTGCCTGATTTAGATCTGCAAGAACAAAAA GATCTATCTAGTACTCTATCAGAGAAGACACAAGATGGGTTCATCCAGGAGGATATTTCACCATTATTACTCTCAG GTTGCTTGGAACAGAACCGGAGTAAACAACAATGGGATTTATCTAAGGATGAAAGTCAATTTAAGTCAGAATACAAGGAGCGAAAGGGAAAAAGATTGAAAGACAAG GGAACATATTCAATAATAGAACTTTTTAAGAGCTACAATCCCAATCCCTCTGGCTCTTTTTTGTCCCATGAGTACAACAGAACTGTTGGAGGCACTGATGTTAGTAGTAGCAGTTACAGTAGAGATGGGGAAGAAGGAAGAAGGGAAGCATGGGGTTACAACATTGATGAAATTGATCCATCTGTGATGGAGGAATTGCCGCCGGAGATCCAAGATGAGATTAAAGCATGGATGCAGCCTCATGAGCAGCGGCCTAATAATATGGTCAAGCGAAGTTGTACCATCTCTCATTATTTCTCACCCTCCAAAAAGTCATAA
- the LOC108453552 gene encoding pentatricopeptide repeat-containing protein At4g20090: MARLSVINTICRGLSSFPGKVSRGQGSSQCPPLSDQLFNSTPQSGSFRLGDSTFYSLIRHYAHTADFASLDNVLCRMKLQNRVFIEKCFLVIFKAYGRAHLPDKAVDLFHRMSHDFHCIPTVKSFNSVLNVIIREGFYHRALDFYNRSVNAKNTNISPNVLTFNLLLKALCKLGWVDRAVEVFREMPLRKCPPDVYTYCTLMDGLCKEDRIDEAVSLLDEMQTEGCFPSPVIFNVLINGLCKKGDLVRAAKLVDNMFLKGCCPNQVTYNTLIHGLCMKGKLDKAVSLLDRMVSSNCIPNDVTYGTIINGLVKLGRAEDAVKLMTAVQERGYGVNEYVYSALISGLFKGGKSEDARKLWTQMMEKGCKPNIVVYSALIDGLCREGKPNEAEEVLSEMIDKGCTPNAYTYSSLMKGFFKAGNSHKAVQLWKDMAEHECIHNKVYYSILIHGLCEVGNLSKAMMVWREMLEKGCKRDAVAYSSVIQGLCNAGSIEEALKLFHEMLCQETESQPDVVTYNILFNALCNQNSISHAIDLLNGMLDRACDPDIATCNIFLRTLREKLDPPQDGREFLDELVIRLLNRQRVFGASRIVQVMLQNFLPPKASTWERVVQELCKPQKVQAAVDKCWRNLDS, translated from the coding sequence ATGGCAAGGCTTAGTGTTATCAACACAATCTGCAGGGGCCTCTCTTCATTCCCGGGTAAAGTGTCCCGAGGGCAAGGATCCTCCCAGTGCCCGCCTCTCTCCGATCAGCTTTTCAACTCCACTCCCCAATCTGGTTCTTTTAGATTAGGCGATTCCACTTTCTATTCCCTCATTCGCCACTATGCCCATACTGCTGATTTTGCTTCTTTAGACAATGTTTTATGTCGGATGAAGCTCCAAAACCGAGTTTTTATTGAGAAGTGTTTTCTAGTCATCTTCAAGGCTTATGGGAGAGCCCATTTACCCGATAAAGCTGTGGATTTGTTCCATAGGATGTCCCATGATTTTCATTGCATACCCACTGTAAAGTCCTTTAATTCTGTTCTCAACGTCATTATACGAGAGGGCTTTTATCATCGAGCCTTGGACTTTTATAATCGTTCCGTTAATGCCAAGAACACCAACATTTCTCCAAATGTGCTCACTTTTAATCTGCTTCTTAAAGCCTTGTGTAAGTTGGGATGGGTCGATCGTGCAGTCGAGGTGTTCAGAGAAATGCCTCTGAGGAAATGTCCGCCCGATGTCTATACTTACTGTACATTGATGGATGGATTATGCAAGGAGGATAGGATTGATGAGGCTGTTTCCTTGTTGGACGAGATGCAAACCGAGGGTTGTTTCCCTTCTCCTGTTATCTTTAATGTATTGATTAATGGGTTATGCAAAAAGGGTGACTTGGTTCGCGCTGCCAAGCTAGTGGACAATATGTTTCTCAAAGGTTGTTGTCCTAACCAGGTCACTTATAACACACTCATTCATGGTTTGTGTATGAAGGGGAAGTTGGATAAGGCAGTTAGTCTTTTGGATCGCATGGTGTCCAGTAATTGTATTCCTAATGACGTCACATATGGAACCATCATTAATGGGCTTGTTAAGCTAGGGAGAGCGGAGGATGCAGTTAAGCTAATGACTGCTGTGCAGGAAAGAGGGTATGGAGTGAATGAATATGTTTACTCAGCCCTTATTAGTGGGTTGTTCAAGGGTGGTAAGTCCGAGGATGCAAGGAAACTATGGACTCAAATGATGGAAAAAGGATGTAAACCAAACATTGTTGTTTATAGTGCTCTTATAGATGGTTTGTGTCGTGAAGGAAAGCCAAATGAAGCCGAGGAAGTTCTATCTGAAATGATAGACAAGGGTTGCACCCCTAATGCTTATACATATAGCTCCCTGATGAAGGGTTTCTTCAAGGCGGGCAATAGCCATAAGGCAGTCCAGCTATGGAAAGACATGGCAGAACATGAATGTATTCACAACAAGGTTTATTACAGCATACTGATCCATGGCCTTTGTGAGGTTGGTAATCTCAGCAAAGCTATGATGGTGTGGAGAGAGATGTTAGAAAAAGGTTGTAAACGTGATGCAGTGGCTTACAGTTCAGTGATTCAGGGCCTCTGCAATGCTGGCTCAATAGAAGAAGCTTTGAAACTTTTTCATGAGATGCTTTGTCAAGAGACTGAATCTCAACCAGATGTGGTCACCTATAATATACTTTTTAATGCTTTATGCAACCAAAATAGCATTTCCCATGCCATTGATCTCTTAAACGGCATGCTGGATAGGGCCTGTGATCCTGACATAGCCACATGCAatatatttttgagaacactgagagAGAAGCTAGACCCTCCTCAAGATGGAAGGGAGTTTTTAGATGAGCTTGTCATCCGGTTATTAAACAGGCAAAGAGTTTTTGGTGCTTCCAGAATTGTGCAAGTGATGCTACAGAATTTTTTGCCACCAAAAGCATCTACTTGGGAAAGAGTTGTCCAAGAGCTCTGTAAACCTCAAAAAGTTCAAGCTGCCGTTGACAAGTGTTGGAGAAACCTAGACTCTTAA
- the LOC108453553 gene encoding putative serine/threonine-protein kinase, producing the protein MDLAPALIVAAISSFFSVSLILACIFLICRSTKKPAPPNPPQTRSLNRTRPTPNPAALTACDSAAFDPSLTRIDMAELSAATKNFSSDLIIGDGSFGYVYKATLSNGVTVAIKKLDPNAFQGLREFRAEMETLGKLRHPNIVKILGFCSSGLDRILIYEFIERGSLDQLIYGEDQENPDGRFLCWYTRKKIVLGIANGLAYLHGLDTPIIHRDIKASNVLLDRDFEAHISDFGLARQIEESQTHVSTQVAGTMGYMPPEYREGNTAATVVADVYSFGVLMIEIATQNRPNWPVRFEGKVIGLVEWARRMVAQNREIEMVYQKIPRDALIQEEVKEYFRIACMCSSEGSKERPAMIQAVELLNQIST; encoded by the coding sequence ATGGATCTAGCTCCTGCTTTAATTGTTGCAGCAATTTCCAGCTTCTTTTCAGTATCTTTAATCTTAGCTTGCATCTTCCTAATCTGCAGATCCACCAAAAAACCCGCTCCCCCTAATCCTCCTCAAACCCGTTCCTTAAACCGAACCCGACCGACCCCTAACCCTGCCGCTCTCACCGCATGCGACAGCGCCGCTTTCGATCCATCTCTCACCCGCATCGACATGGCGGAACTCTCTGCCGCCACCAAGAACTTCTCCTCTGATCTCATCATCGGCGACGGCAGCTTTGGCTACGTTTACAAAGCTACTCTGTCCAACGGAGTCACCGTGGCTATTAAGAAGCTCGACCCCAATGCTTTTCAAGGCCTCCGAGAGTTCCGAGCTGAGATGGAAACGCTAGGTAAGCTTCGCCACCCAAACATCGTTAAGATCCTAGGGTTTTGCTCTTCGGGTCTCGATCGGATTTTGATTTATGAGTTCATTGAGAGAGGGAGTCTCGACCAATTGATTTACGGTGAAGATCAAGAAAACCCGGACGGCAGGTTTCTATGTTGGTATACGAGGAAGAAGATAGTTCTTGGGATAGCTAATGGTCTAGCTTATTTGCATGGACTGGATACACCCATCATCCATAGAGATATTAAGGCCAGCAATGTGTTGTTAGATCGGGATTTCGAAGCCCATATTTCTGATTTTGGTCTGGCTCGGCAAATCGAGGAGTCCCAAACACACGTATCCACACAGGTGGCCGGGACAATGGGCTACATGCCGCCGGAGTACCGTGAAGGGAACACAGCGGCGACGGTTGTGGCAGATGTTTATAGCTTCGGAGTATTGATGATCGAGATAGCCACCCAAAACCGCCCCAATTGGCCGGTGAGGTTTGAGGGGAAAGTTATAGGACTAGTAGAGTGGGCTCGACGAATGGTAGCTCAAAATCGAGAAATAGAAATGGTATATCAAAAGATTCCGAGGGATGCGTTAATTCAAGAAGAGGTTAAGGAGTATTTTCGAATTGCGTGTATGTGTAGCAGTGAAGGATCGAAAGAAAGGCCCGCAATGATACAAGCTGTAGAGCTTTTGAATCAAATTTCGACTTGA